A genome region from Scleropages formosus chromosome 6, fSclFor1.1, whole genome shotgun sequence includes the following:
- the arhgap24 gene encoding rho GTPase-activating protein 24 isoform X2 encodes MLESRGDRERMTANHETYLLMASSQNDMEDWVKTIRRVIWAPFGGGIFGQKLEETVRYERRFGNKLAPMLVEQCADFIRQWGLQEEGLFRLPGQANLVKELQDAFDCGEKPLFDCNTDVHTVASLLKLYLRELPEPVIPFAKYDDFLSCTKLLSRDEESGMKELRKQVQGLPPVNYNLLKYICRFLDEVQSYSGVNKMSVQNLATVFGPNILRPKIEDPVAIMEGTVLVQQLMSVLIGRHDVLFPKDEDSPTAAELCNNNNEGEKKPMVGHLQNKENNNMSAVRQCSWETPESPQRVPVDNCSPTLLSGPRTGSPRNSLAGKFDITRSPPLTIKKNPAFNKGSGIVTNGSFSSSATDGNHEKSLTLPGGLPARRTASLKGSGTKMGTSGVSNGNVRLGVSSTDSNNGTLNGRGGPWASSAHVTMRDGKPRESMGEQATQQHRLSTYDNVQQQLMQQQQQQQQQQQQHSLGNSCEDKQSVDSATWSTSSCEISLPDNSTSCRSSTTTCPEQDFFGGPYEDPMLDGHSQDEVTHLGEFEGKAGRQNGGGRGSRGTSSSDNNELYVVTNGPSSHSALHSLVASLKQEMLKQKAEYEARIKSLENRNMELETEMVNLHEELDQERKKYTMVEIKLRNAERAKEDAEKRNEMLQKEMEQFFSTFGELTADSRRPERGNTIWIQ; translated from the exons ATGCTCGAGTCAC GTGGAGACCGGGAACGGATGACAGCCAACCATGAGACATACCTCCTTATGGCCAGCAGCCAGAATGACATGGAGGATTGGGTGAAGACCATCCGCAGAGTCATATGGGCACCCTTTGGTGGAG GTATCTTTGGGCAGAAGCTGGAGGAAACAGTGCGCTATGAGCGGCGCTTTGGGAACAAGCTTGCCCCCATGCTGGTGGAGCAGTGTGCAGACTTCATCCGCCAGTGGGGCCTGCAGGAGGAGGGCCTCTTCCGCCTACCCGGTCAAGCTAACCTGGTCAAGGAGCTGCAGGATGCCTTTGACTGCGGAGAGAAGCCTTTGTTTGACTG TAACACAGACGTTCATACAGTGGCTTCCCTTCTCAAGCTGTACCTGAGAGAACTCCCTGAGCCAGTTATTCCCTTTGCCAAATATGACGACTTCCTGTCCTGCACTAAACTCCTCAGCAGAGACGAGGAATCC ggAATGAAGGAACTGAGAAAACAAGTACAAGGCCTACCTCCAGTGAACTACAACCTGCTTAAATATATATGCAG GTTTCTTGATGAAGTGCAGTCATATTCAGGTGTGAATAAAATGAGTGTACAAAACTTGGCTACTGTCTTTGGGCCAAACATTCTGCGGCCAAAGATAGAGGACCCTGTAGCAATTATGGAAG GCACTGTGCTTGTTCAGCAGCTGATGTCAGTTTTGATCGGGAGACACGATGTGCTGTTTCCTAAAGACGAGGACAGTCCAACTGCTGCGGAGTTGtgtaacaacaacaatgaaGGGGAAAAGAAGCCTATGGTGGGCCATCTCCAGAATAAGGAGAACAATAACATGTCAGCTGTTCGCCAGTGCTCGTGGGAGACCCCTGAATCACCCCAGCGAGTGCCTGTGGACAACTGCTCCCCGACTCTGCTGAGTGGCCCCCGCACTGGAAGTCCGCGGAACAGTTTAGCGGGAAAGTTCGACATCACCCGCAGTCCTCCACTAACGATCAAGAAGAACCCGGCGTTCAACAAGGGGAGCGGCATAGTGACCAATGGctccttcagcagctctgcCACCGATGGCAACCATGAGAAGAGCCTGACGCTGCCTGGTGGCCTGCCAGCCCGTCGCACAGCCTCCCTCAAGGGCTCTGGCACCAAGATGGGCACCAGCGGCGTGTCTAATGGCAACGTGCGCCTCGGTGTCTCCAGCACCGATTCAAACAATGGGACTCTGAATGGACGCGGTGGCCCATGGGCATCAAGTGCCCATGTCACCATGCGTGATGGAAAGCCCAGGGAGAGCATGGGAGAGCAGGCAACTCAGCAGCATCGTCTCTCCACCTACGACAATGTGCAGCAGCAGttaatgcagcagcagcagcagcagcagcagcagcagcagcagcattcctTGGGCAACAGCTGTGAGGACAAGCAGAGCGTCGACAGCGCCACCTGGTCCACCTCCTCCTGTGAAATATCCCTGCCAGACAACTCGACCTCCTGCCGTTCGTCCACCACCACCTGCCCTGAACAGGATTTCTTCGGGGGGCCCTATGAGGACCCAATGCTGGACGGGCACTCACAGGACGAGGTGACCCACTTGGGGGAGTTTGAGGGCAAAGCAGGTCGGCAGAATGGTGGTGGGCGAGGCAGCCGTGGCACCAGCAGCAGTGACAACAATGAGCTGTACGTGGTGACCAATGGCCCCAGCAGCCATAGCGCCCTGCACAGCCTGGTGGCGAGCCTCAAGCAGGAGATGCTCAAACAGAAGGCTGAGTACGAGGCCAGGATCAAAAG TCTGGAGAACCGCAACATGGAGCTTGAGACAGAGATGGTAAACCTGCATGAGGAGCTGGACCAGGAGAGGAAGAAGTACACCATGGTAGAGATCAAGCTGCGCAATGCCGAAAGGGCAAAGGAAGATGCTGAAAAAAGGAATGAGATGCTGCAGAAGGAGATGGAGCAGTTCTTCTCCACCTTTGGGGAGCTGACCGCAGACTCACGGAGGCCAGAGAGGGGCAACACGATCTGGATTCAGTGA
- the arhgap24 gene encoding rho GTPase-activating protein 24 isoform X3, with protein MTANHETYLLMASSQNDMEDWVKTIRRVIWAPFGGGIFGQKLEETVRYERRFGNKLAPMLVEQCADFIRQWGLQEEGLFRLPGQANLVKELQDAFDCGEKPLFDCNTDVHTVASLLKLYLRELPEPVIPFAKYDDFLSCTKLLSRDEESGMKELRKQVQGLPPVNYNLLKYICRFLDEVQSYSGVNKMSVQNLATVFGPNILRPKIEDPVAIMEGTVLVQQLMSVLIGRHDVLFPKDEDSPTAAELCNNNNEGEKKPMVGHLQNKENNNMSAVRQCSWETPESPQRVPVDNCSPTLLSGPRTGSPRNSLAGKFDITRSPPLTIKKNPAFNKGSGIVTNGSFSSSATDGNHEKSLTLPGGLPARRTASLKGSGTKMGTSGVSNGNVRLGVSSTDSNNGTLNGRGGPWASSAHVTMRDGKPRESMGEQATQQHRLSTYDNVQQQLMQQQQQQQQQQQQHSLGNSCEDKQSVDSATWSTSSCEISLPDNSTSCRSSTTTCPEQDFFGGPYEDPMLDGHSQDEVTHLGEFEGKAGRQNGGGRGSRGTSSSDNNELYVVTNGPSSHSALHSLVASLKQEMLKQKAEYEARIKSLENRNMELETEMVNLHEELDQERKKYTMVEIKLRNAERAKEDAEKRNEMLQKEMEQFFSTFGELTADSRRPERGNTIWIQ; from the exons ATGACAGCCAACCATGAGACATACCTCCTTATGGCCAGCAGCCAGAATGACATGGAGGATTGGGTGAAGACCATCCGCAGAGTCATATGGGCACCCTTTGGTGGAG GTATCTTTGGGCAGAAGCTGGAGGAAACAGTGCGCTATGAGCGGCGCTTTGGGAACAAGCTTGCCCCCATGCTGGTGGAGCAGTGTGCAGACTTCATCCGCCAGTGGGGCCTGCAGGAGGAGGGCCTCTTCCGCCTACCCGGTCAAGCTAACCTGGTCAAGGAGCTGCAGGATGCCTTTGACTGCGGAGAGAAGCCTTTGTTTGACTG TAACACAGACGTTCATACAGTGGCTTCCCTTCTCAAGCTGTACCTGAGAGAACTCCCTGAGCCAGTTATTCCCTTTGCCAAATATGACGACTTCCTGTCCTGCACTAAACTCCTCAGCAGAGACGAGGAATCC ggAATGAAGGAACTGAGAAAACAAGTACAAGGCCTACCTCCAGTGAACTACAACCTGCTTAAATATATATGCAG GTTTCTTGATGAAGTGCAGTCATATTCAGGTGTGAATAAAATGAGTGTACAAAACTTGGCTACTGTCTTTGGGCCAAACATTCTGCGGCCAAAGATAGAGGACCCTGTAGCAATTATGGAAG GCACTGTGCTTGTTCAGCAGCTGATGTCAGTTTTGATCGGGAGACACGATGTGCTGTTTCCTAAAGACGAGGACAGTCCAACTGCTGCGGAGTTGtgtaacaacaacaatgaaGGGGAAAAGAAGCCTATGGTGGGCCATCTCCAGAATAAGGAGAACAATAACATGTCAGCTGTTCGCCAGTGCTCGTGGGAGACCCCTGAATCACCCCAGCGAGTGCCTGTGGACAACTGCTCCCCGACTCTGCTGAGTGGCCCCCGCACTGGAAGTCCGCGGAACAGTTTAGCGGGAAAGTTCGACATCACCCGCAGTCCTCCACTAACGATCAAGAAGAACCCGGCGTTCAACAAGGGGAGCGGCATAGTGACCAATGGctccttcagcagctctgcCACCGATGGCAACCATGAGAAGAGCCTGACGCTGCCTGGTGGCCTGCCAGCCCGTCGCACAGCCTCCCTCAAGGGCTCTGGCACCAAGATGGGCACCAGCGGCGTGTCTAATGGCAACGTGCGCCTCGGTGTCTCCAGCACCGATTCAAACAATGGGACTCTGAATGGACGCGGTGGCCCATGGGCATCAAGTGCCCATGTCACCATGCGTGATGGAAAGCCCAGGGAGAGCATGGGAGAGCAGGCAACTCAGCAGCATCGTCTCTCCACCTACGACAATGTGCAGCAGCAGttaatgcagcagcagcagcagcagcagcagcagcagcagcagcattcctTGGGCAACAGCTGTGAGGACAAGCAGAGCGTCGACAGCGCCACCTGGTCCACCTCCTCCTGTGAAATATCCCTGCCAGACAACTCGACCTCCTGCCGTTCGTCCACCACCACCTGCCCTGAACAGGATTTCTTCGGGGGGCCCTATGAGGACCCAATGCTGGACGGGCACTCACAGGACGAGGTGACCCACTTGGGGGAGTTTGAGGGCAAAGCAGGTCGGCAGAATGGTGGTGGGCGAGGCAGCCGTGGCACCAGCAGCAGTGACAACAATGAGCTGTACGTGGTGACCAATGGCCCCAGCAGCCATAGCGCCCTGCACAGCCTGGTGGCGAGCCTCAAGCAGGAGATGCTCAAACAGAAGGCTGAGTACGAGGCCAGGATCAAAAG TCTGGAGAACCGCAACATGGAGCTTGAGACAGAGATGGTAAACCTGCATGAGGAGCTGGACCAGGAGAGGAAGAAGTACACCATGGTAGAGATCAAGCTGCGCAATGCCGAAAGGGCAAAGGAAGATGCTGAAAAAAGGAATGAGATGCTGCAGAAGGAGATGGAGCAGTTCTTCTCCACCTTTGGGGAGCTGACCGCAGACTCACGGAGGCCAGAGAGGGGCAACACGATCTGGATTCAGTGA